AGACCTGGAGGCAGGTGGTGGTCCCGGCCGGCCCCGGGGACTCCGGTGAAGCCGTGATGGCGATCCAGGCGACCCAGCTGGGGTCGTTCATCGACGAGCCGCTGCTGCTGGTCGACGGGGACTTCGGCCCGGTGACGGCCGAGCGCGTCCGTCGCTTCCAGGAGATGTGGGGCCTGACCCGGGACGGTATCGCGGGGCAGGAGACCTGGAGCTTCGTCTCGGCTCCGCCGCGTGATCTGTGGCCGCTCGCCAAGGTCGGGCAGACCATGGCCGACAACTGGCGGGTGCGCGCGGTGCAGCACCTGCTCGTCCAGCACGGTGCCGGCCTCACCGTCGACGGCGACTACGGGCCCCTGACCGGCGAGGCGATGCGCCAGTTCCAGCTGGGTCTGAGAGCGCGGTACGTCAGCACCACGACGGGCCAGCTCGACTGGCCGGCGTTGGTCGTCACCGTCGGTCCCGGTGACACCGGCGCCGCCGTCGCGGCGGTGCAGTCCCTGGTGTCCGTCCTCGAGGACGGCGACTTCGGCCCCGTGACCGAGCAGGCGGTCCGGGACCTCCAGTCGGTCTTCGTCCCGCCTGCCGACGGGATCGTCGGGCCGCAGACCTGGCACGTGCTCGTCGTGCCGAAGTCGGAGTGACCCTCACCGCGTCAGCGCCTCACAGGATGCTCGTCAGCTCCGCGGCCGCCTGACCGACCACGGTCGCCCGGGCCTCCGAAGCGGTCCTGGCATCCCGTGCTGCGGCAGCCAACCGCCGGCAGTCCGGCAGCGAGTGCGTGGACAGCGCGAATCGGACCAGAGCCACCCTGCTGGGCGCCATCGACAGGCTCGAGACGCCGAGCCCCACGAGGACGAGCGCCAGGAGCGGGTCGCCGGCAGCCTCGCCGCACACACCGATGGGGGTCCCGGTCACCGCTCCCCCGTCGCACGCGGCGGCGACGACGTCGATGACCGCGGGCTGCCACGGGTCGAGGAGGTCGGAGAGCGCGCCCTGCATCCGGTCCGCGGCCAGCGTGTACTGGGACAGGTCGTTGGTACCGATGCTCGCGAAGTCGACGTCGGCGAGCACGTGCCGGGAGCGCAGGGCGGCGGCCGGCACCTCGATCATCACGCCGGCCTTGGGCAGTCCGTGCTCACGGACGCGACGGGCGAACCAGTCGGCCTCCTCGGCGGTGGCCACCATCGGTGCCATCACGCGCACGTCCGCGCCGGTGTCCCTCGCCGCGAGGGCGAGGGCCGCGAGCTGGGAGTCGAGCAGGTCGGGGCGCTCGGCGGACAGCCGCAGCCCGCGCCGCCCCAGGGCGGGGTTCTCCTCCGGACCGAGGTCGGCGAAGGCGAGCGGCTTGTCGGCACCGGCGTCGAGGGTGCGCACGACGACACGACGGTCGCCGAAGGGGGTGAGGACCCTGCGGTAGACCTCCGCCTGCTCGTCAACGGTCGGGGCCGTCGCGGCCGAGAGGAAGACGAACTCGGTGCGGAAGAGGCCCACGCCCTCGACGTCCTCGGCGGCGGCGGCGACCGCGTCCTCGACGTCGCCGATGTTGGCCAGCAGGGGGACGTCGTGGC
Above is a window of Janibacter cremeus DNA encoding:
- a CDS encoding peptidoglycan-binding domain-containing protein, whose product is MNVTPWYPLGAGDGRSGLVTGVQHLLRRAGHPLVADGIFGPATESAVRDVQTSAGLPSTGELDRETWRQVVVPAGPGDSGEAVMAIQATQLGSFIDEPLLLVDGDFGPVTAERVRRFQEMWGLTRDGIAGQETWSFVSAPPRDLWPLAKVGQTMADNWRVRAVQHLLVQHGAGLTVDGDYGPLTGEAMRQFQLGLRARYVSTTTGQLDWPALVVTVGPGDTGAAVAAVQSLVSVLEDGDFGPVTEQAVRDLQSVFVPPADGIVGPQTWHVLVVPKSE
- the ptsP gene encoding phosphoenolpyruvate--protein phosphotransferase → MGEGGRGTHRGIGVSPGSAYGPVVLVAPPVRAPEGEPAANDPDAALAEVKVAFEAVAVDLEGRAGRAEDTAAQILSATALIARDKSLHKAAGKHLTAGKGPASAIEAAIEEFVVQFEALGGYFAERVADLRDVGARAVAVVLGVPAPGVPPLTGPSVIVAEDLAPAETAVLDRALVLAIVTSGGGRTSHTAILAAQRGIPAVVQCEGALELPAGTPVAVDGDTGAVTIDPTEAFVADLATRRERRTAALAGSSGPGRTLDGHDVPLLANIGDVEDAVAAAAEDVEGVGLFRTEFVFLSAATAPTVDEQAEVYRRVLTPFGDRRVVVRTLDAGADKPLAFADLGPEENPALGRRGLRLSAERPDLLDSQLAALALAARDTGADVRVMAPMVATAEEADWFARRVREHGLPKAGVMIEVPAAALRSRHVLADVDFASIGTNDLSQYTLAADRMQGALSDLLDPWQPAVIDVVAAACDGGAVTGTPIGVCGEAAGDPLLALVLVGLGVSSLSMAPSRVALVRFALSTHSLPDCRRLAAAARDARTASEARATVVGQAAAELTSIL